One Vicia villosa cultivar HV-30 ecotype Madison, WI linkage group LG5, Vvil1.0, whole genome shotgun sequence genomic window, GGCATTTTATCGAACACCTTCCGGGCGAGACTCAGTGCACTTGATTTAGCATAAAAAGCTACTATTGCGGCTTGGACAAAAGGATTGGAAGCATACCCAGAAACGAAAACATGGGAATGGAGGAGGGTTCCGAGTTTAAGAGCAGATAAATGAGCACATGCTTTGAAAACCGATGTGAATGTGTAGGAGGAAGGTTTGTGAGGGGAAAAGAGCATGCGACGGTAGAAAAGGATGGTGTCGAGTGAGAAACCATGTTGGGAGGAGGCTTTGATGAGGGAGTTGAAGAGGAAGGAATCGGGGTCGGTGACGGAGAGGAAGAGACGGCGGGTGTAAGTAATGGAAGCGGCGGCGCAAGAGAGAGTGAGGAGTTTGGTGAGGAGGGCTCGGCTATGGTGGCAACCTGTAACAATGAGATGAGCGTGAGCTTGTTTGAGGGGTCGCACGTGTGGACCTGCGCGTATCACTGCTTGGTATTCTGCAGACTTTGATCCTTCTCTTTGTGTTTCTAACCGTCGCTCTCTGTATTCTTCCATTGAAGAGGagaagcactaattcgccctgaAACCGCCAATTATTTAAAGGAGTGAAAACCAAAATGATTCTGGatcaaaaataaaacttaatatccttttatttttctatattaaTCTCGAGATTTATTTTGGatctttaatttaaattttttttaaaaatgttgatattaatttttaacttttcaaaacttattttattcaattaatgacaaaaatatttcaaaattagttattaattttattttttttatacgaGGAGGGCCTAAGtccataaaaaacaaaacaactacaaAAATTCAACTAAAGTAAAAATAACTCCTTTAACATCAAATTAGTTATTAAATTTGTGATTAATTCTAATCGCAAAACttattttcgcttaattaatgaTAGATGCAGTGAGAAATTAATTGTTAAATTTGTCGAATAGTTTGTCCAACTCTGATCGCAAATTTAGGACACTTAGCGAGGTTGTGTAAATAAATATGTCTTTAGTATTTGTGATTAACTTAtgtttcaattattcttttgttaATATTGGTTCAATTAAACATGATTTTAGTTATATTGAATTGTATTATAATCAATTTAGCCATTTCTTTGTATCTAGAGATGTAAAATAAATTCGACCTATTTGGCATCGCCGTTTTGCCAACATTTTAGTGCAGGACAGGCTAAGGTTTTATTATCACACCCATATATTTGCTCCGTCCCTCCCCACCTTTACTTTTAATACAAGGCGAAGCAATGTTTTAGACTCGCACCATCGACTATGTTTGTCTTATCCCACCTTATTTTTTTGCGGGTTTTTGCAAAACGAACCTAAACGGAGCATGCATGCCTGTTTACCACTCCTACTTGTATCAACCTCTCTTTATTTAACTCGTATCGCATCAGATTTAATGTCAAGTTCAACTCTACATAATTGGTTTTGTCTAATGTTAGGGTCAAATTTAAATGGCTTAAATAGTCAATTGATCTctataaatttttgtttttggttttagtccctgaattttttttttaataaagttcaTAAATGTTTATTTCCATTTGGTTTTAGTATATGAGGTCAACTTTCTGTTACAAAAACGTCGATATGGCAAAGGCTGCTGATGTGGCTTAGGAGgataaaatccaaataattaattttgcaaattcatcttcttcctcaatccaTCTCCAACCTATAACCTCCAtttttttctcatattcaacCTTCATTTTTTCTCATCTCCAACCTCCAACCTTCATCTCCAACCTCCATTTTTTTCAACTCAAACGTTTGTTTTTTTTCCTCATCTCCAACCTTCAACCTCCATTTTTCCATTTTTGTCATCcattttttcttcatcttcattttcaacCTCCAACCTCTATCTTCAACCTTTAATCTCTATCTCCAACCCCCATCTTCAACCTCTGACATCTATCTCCAACCTCCATCTTCAACCTTCAACATATATCTCCAACCTCCATAACCTCCATCTCCAACCTACACTAAGGTCATTCATTAAGGTATGatgacaaaaataaaaataaactcaaaCTTACAGGGGCAAAAATCAATTACATATCaacattaaattattaatttcaaaCACTTCACATACATCTAGTAGACACCTTTAAATGCAATTTGGGCATTATATACATAACAATTATGTAATTCTTGCAAAATCTTCAACTTTCTTCATTATTGGACCATTATAGGGACGAAACTCATAAACTCCCAAACATACAAGGATGAAGCATAAAAAGATACAATATCcaattattacatttaaaatcattttataaacaTCAAGTACAGATCTTTAAGTATGCAAAGAATAATATCAAACCGACACGATTCAATCCAACTAAttaaattgatttggtttatataaaaagaaaatatatactaaatttttattattttgaatatttatttcacgttattcaaaatcaattatacacCCAATCATTGTAtatcttttaattttatattattttaatgagtttatatttattttttaatcatatatttttagtcattaaatattatattttcattttaatttatataattatttagtatacaaaatatatattatttattaaaactaattttataaaatctgtaaaataaaaaatattatataaactaATTCTTTAAAGAAATATATGAAATcgtattaaaatattatatggaCCGAATCAAGTCAATCCGACTTGTTAGAtaattttgatttggatttgaaaATAAGTTAATTCAAtaccatattattattattatttatttgagaaAAAGAATGGTGCACTAATAGTGTAAATTATTATAGTCAACCAATGACAATGAATGTGTAATAATTCTTTACATTAATACACTACTattaaattctttttatttattttaaaataaattaaaatttaaataagttaaTAGGTAGTGTACTGACAgtggaaaataattttaaatccaatagaaaatcataaatgtggaatgttattaagttttttttgaataaaaaaatggtttaattggatacatgagtgatgattggttgacagtgtaaaaatattttacacggtcAGTGCATCATCCCTTTtctcaatttaaaaataatttacactaagggtgtgtttggttcgaggtagagcgaggggaggggagggaaaattcaaaatgaaatgtgtttggttcaatttttaggaggggagggggagcaaaatccctctaaatgacactttttgcgttccccAAATCGGGGGATtcggaagggaggggaggggatctgagttttaatattaattaaattaatatatttactaaaatatcctcaattttattttattattttaagaatattattttcttttatgttcttacttttctttttgtgattttttctctattgcttccatcaacttattataattatttttcacctttaattttttattttatttttttatttaataaaaattataactactataattttttgttttttattataatttattttatgtattcaaatgttatcaacgcatagtttattttgtgtcgagAGTTATAAGACGAATCAActgtactcaatttttttaatattatgcgataagttatcactttttaatcactcagttatacaaatattatttccaagaaaatatttatgaaaattttacaattgaatatcatatcacatatataaaattacaaggataaaattgtaaattattattaaaatctttcccctcccctcgtgaaccaaacatatttttaaacgaaatctctcccctcccctcattTGGACCAAACATAtatactccctctggtcccatttataagaaaaaattcttttttagatacattgaataaataatgtatctggacaacatactgtctagatacattatttattcaatgtatctaaaaagagaatattttcttataaatgggaccggaAGTagtatataattacaaaaaatacctcccctcccctcccattCTCTTCCcttcattaaaatccctcccctcgtttgaaccaaacagaccctaatagACCGGTAaccataatttttttcataataaaaaattGTAGTGTGAAGTAACTAGCGAGGAGTGTGGTGCCGTTTGACTAAGCAGCAGTACCCAGCGAGCGAGGATGCAAAGCCAACAAGACAACGACGACGGCCCACCGCCCGGATGGCAACCTATTCCTACTCCCCAACGCCCACCGCCACTTCCATCCGGTCAGTTACTATTCATTCACTGATTCTACTACTCATAATAATCTTCCTCTCTTTCAATATTCAAAGCTACCCTTTTGGATTTTACTATAATTTCTAGTATTTTACTAAATTATGTGCTATTACTATCAGCTACTGCACAATTCATGAACTTCACGATCATTGTTTTATATCTTGTCATTGTTTTTCTTGCTTTGCCCTCTTTTATGATTGGACAAGTAAATTTTATGTATATGTTTGTTTATGTGAATTTTATGTTTAACAAATGTTGTTAAATCGCGGCTATAGCAGCGTTATATTCCTATAGTGTAGCTGAAATTTGAGAAACCACACTATTATTTTGAGATACGCCATTTAGTACAAAATGTTGTTAGGTGGCGGTTATAGCAGCCCTATAGCACTATTGCATAGAGGAATTTTAACAATCTGCAATTGACAACAGACGAAATTGGGTATTAACTTGTTCAGTCTGACTAGGAAAGCTGTGTGAACAGGTTTTGCTCAAATGGTTTGTGGTTCTTGTAGACGTCTGCTTTCGTATCCATCGGGTGCCAAACATGTCAAATGTTCATGCTGTCAAACGGTCAACATTGTATTAGAAGGTCAGTTTTCTTTCTTTGTGCTTCTTTTTTCTGCGAaactttgcattttaattttagttttgttATGCATATGATTGAGTGAATGCTACTTTCATAACCGGTCAACATTGTATTACAAGGTCACTTCACTTTTTCTTTGCTTCTTTTTATCTTGAACATGTAATTTTTGTGAAACTTTGTATTTTAAGTTCAGCTTTTTATGCACCTGGTTGATTAAATACTTTCATAAACAATTTCATGATGGGAAGAACAGTCCTGCTATTGGTAGTTGCGTGCTTGCTTGTGCAAATAATTTTGTGTAAAGAAACATGACATGGCATTATCCTTTTGTGTGGTAAGCTATTTATATAATAGCTCATTTCTTCCTCGCAGCTGATCAGGTTGGGCAAGTTAAGTGTGGGAGTTGTACGCTATTGCTAATGTATCCATATGGTGCTTCACAGGTCAGGTGTTCATCATGCCGGTTTGTGACAGAAATTGGGGTATGTTAACTGATGTCATTCACTAGTTTTCTTTCAATGTGGTTTACAGAATAGAATTTGAAGTCAATATAAACCATATAACCAAATGCAACTTGATTTATGTACATATGGTTCTAAGGTTTACCAACATATCGCCATAGAACAACTGTTTTTTCCATTTAGATGTTCATATTCTCCTGATTTTTGTGCAGGCAAACAACAAGCGGCCTCCATGGTCTGTACAACAAAGCAAACCAATTCCTCCCAAAGCTAGCTGTTAGTGGCCTGTCCGTTGTCCCATTAACGCGGCCATTCTTGTATTAGAAATTAGGAACGAGGGTGCTTGTGTAACGAGATGTATAGATCTTAAATTTGCTATATGTGCGGAATAATTTATTAATGTCAAGTTTCAGAATTAATTTAATGAGTTTTTAGGCTCTATTTTGGTTATTTCAATAATCTGTAATTCTCACTTTCTGTTGACAACTGTAATCATAATTAGGCTTTGTGTAAAAAATCCTAGTGATATCAGAGTGGCAACAAAGCCATTTGCAGATATCTTTTATGGTGAAAGAGAAGGTTGTGGTTCTGTAGCTTATTGATATTTTGGACTGCTAGAAGAGATTAAATTGGATAACTCCGTTAAATGATGGTGTTTTAATATGGACGAGAGCTATGTGGATTAGACTTAAACCTGTGGACGAATGTGGAGGAATTTCGCTAAAGTCAGTAACCACCAGCcagaacaagaagaagaaaaaaaggataAATAGCAGCATGTGGAGTAGTAAAGCATGAAAACCTGATAAATGAATTTCTTAACATAACCACATATTTGTATTGTATATTTTCAAAAGCTGATTGTAATAAAGGATTAAAATATAAGTGGAACTATGCAAAAGAGACTCGCAAGTCTCCGATTTATCTATAGTAACTTCTTTTCCAGTGAAATATTATACTAGAATAAGCAATTGTAGCTGCATCAAAAGATCTCTGTGTATTGCATCTTCAATCATCGGGTGGGAAATCATCGTCCGAGGTACTCTCCAAGAACGAACCAAGAGTCTTCCTTAGCATGCTGAAAGTTTTATCATCCTGTGACAAAATAATCATCAGTGAGAAAAGCAGTGAGAAAAGCAGAGTAACCTAAGACCATGTGCAATGGT contains:
- the LOC131607487 gene encoding protein LOL2 — protein: MQSQQDNDDGPPPGWQPIPTPQRPPPLPSGFAQMVCGSCRRLLSYPSGAKHVKCSCCQTVNIVLEADQVGQVKCGSCTLLLMYPYGASQVRCSSCRFVTEIGANNKRPPWSVQQSKPIPPKASC